Below is a genomic region from Gallus gallus isolate bGalGal1 chromosome 10, bGalGal1.mat.broiler.GRCg7b, whole genome shotgun sequence.
tggggatgagAATGATGAGGATGGGTATGGAGATGAAGATGAGAACTagggtgggaatggggatgaggatggaggTGAAGTTaaggaagaggatgaggatgagCTAGCCAGCTCACAGAAAAGAGAGGCCGAGCACTGGatgtcagagcacagcacagggctttgctttgcagaggATTACAATGagagaaactgaggcatggaGCACCTGGAGGGTGCACCCCCACCTATCCTTGTACTGCATCCCCCTGATGGCCATATCCAAAGGAACTTTCGGGGTCAGCATGCTGGTGGTCCAGGAGGAGCTGTTGggacctggaggtgttgaagggTGTTTTTGTGATGAAGGACTGGCTTGACATGATGCTCTTGCTCCTGCTTCCCTCTGTAACAGTTTTGGAAATTGAAGGCACCACCACTGCTGaatctgtctgtccatctgtctgtctgtctgcttgCAAACCACAAGGCTGTGTGTCCCTCCTGCAGGTCTCCCTGATCTGGTGCCCGACCCCAACTACGTGCAAGCATCCACCTATGTGCAGCGAGCTCACCTGTATTCACTGCGCTGCGCCGCCGAGGAGAAGTGCCTGGCCAGGTAGGGCATGGGGTGGGCATCACATGGAGCCAAATGTCTCAGGGGTGCTGGGTGTCACAGTGTCcagggcacagaggggaggaggATCCTTCTCTGGTGCTCCTGCCAAGGGTAGTGATGGGAGGATGGGGGGGCTTGGCTGGAAATGTGGGGGGGTAGGGTGGAGGGTGAAGGATGAAAGCGAAGGATGAAGGATGAAGGAGAATGGAGAatgaaggaggaggatgagggatGGAGGGCGAAGGATGAAAGAGAAAGATGGAGGATGAAAGATGAAGGGAGGGTGGAGGATGAAGGGGGAAGATGAAGGACAGAGGGATGGAGGatgaaggaggaggatggaggataaagaaaggatgaaagaaaaggatgaaCGAACAAAGATAGAGGtggagaagaatgaaaaatggaGCATGGAGTGTACAGAACGAAGGATGAAGGCATAAAGGAGGTGaatgaaggaaagggaagggagggaaaaagggaagggaggagaagaggatagggaaaggaaaagggaccATCTCCAACTTCCACTTTCCCCAGCACCGCCTACACCCCCGAAGCCACAGACTACGACGTGCGGGTGCTGCTGCGGTTCCCGCAGCGGGTGAAGAACCAGGGCACGGCCGACTTCCTGCCCAGCCGCCCCCGGCACAGCTGGGAGTGGCACAGCTGTCACCAGTGAGTTGAGGACACCCAACGTGTCCCCACTGCCTGCCCCCTGTGCGTCTGTCTGCTGCTCCGTTCTGCATCTTCTCTGCTTCACTAACAGCATTTTCCCTCCGTTTTCTGGCTCgcttcatttctgctgctcCAGGGTCTTTGTGGGGGTCTGCttgctctgcctctgctccaggAGCCACCAAACCTCTCTGACTAACGTCACCACTTGGTGCTGGCACAGACGTGGGGTTGTTGCAGAGCCACTCGCAGCCCCAAAACACCTATTTGTGGAGGGGACTGCATGACTGGCAGGGGCACGGTCAccccactccctcccacctGCAGGCACTACCACAGCATGGATGAGTTCAGCCACTACGACCTGCTGGATGCCACCACGGGAAGGAAGGTGGCCGAGGGTCACAAGGCCAGCTTCTGCCTGGAGGACACCACCTGTGATTTCGGCAACCTGAAGCGCTACGCCTGCACCTCCCACACCCAGGTGGGACGGGGACACGTGGCTGGGGATGCAGCAGGGCTTGCAGAGATGCTGAGGGCCGGGCCCCAaacccctttcccttcccacagGGCTTGAGCCCCGGGTGCTACGACACCTACAACGCCGACATTGACTGCCAGTGGATTGATATCACAGATGTGCAGCCGGGGAATTACGTCCTAAAGGTGAGGGAGGGGCTTTAGTGGGTATTGACTTAGGGTCTCATTTCTGGGAGGGTCTTCTTTACCATTCGTTCATTCTTACATGGGCTTTTTCCCCATTTAGGTCCAAGTGAACCCCAAATACATCGTCTTGGAGTCAGACTTCACCAACAACGTGGTGCGGTGCAACATCCACTACACTGGCCGCTACGTCGCCACGACAAACTGCAAGATCTCCCAGTAAGGAGTTGTCTGTCTGCTGGTCTGAGTTATCCTTATGGGGGTAGAGAAGATGGGATAGAGGAGTTGATTCTTTTAATCACCGTGGGTCGGAGTTGGCCAAGGGTGGGGGCTGGTGCTGTGCTTGTATCGCTCCTGCTTGTTGTTACAtggcattttttctgttttctctttattttggagaaaaacaaaagttgcAATGCAGATTTTATCAAACTAATCCCTCCAGCTTTAAGATCAGGCTTATCAGCCCCAAATTTTTCTATTGCTTCTTGCAGGTCTTGAGCTGAGCGGGGCTGCCCAGGATCCTCCAGTGCCCCACCACGAGCCCAAAACCACCTCAAAACACCACCCCTGACTGCTTCACATTATCCAGAGAGAAGCAAGAATGactgtttgaaatatttttatacttaaCTTTTCTTTAACCTGCgttgttttactgttttctgaTGGAAGCTGATGATAAGCTTTGGCTGGAATAATGGAAGGTTTGCTACCGCGCTGGCAGACCGCATGTTTAGCAAGAGGGAGCTTGGTAGTTTAAACCTTCCTGTATTTTGGGGGTTTCAAACAATGCCACACACCCCACACCGCCTCCCAGGGGGATGAAGACAGCAAAGTTGGAGGCGCTTCCCCAGAAACGTGGGCTCTGTGCACAGCCCTCAGGACAACAGGACGCCTAGTTTATTATTGAAATCATTATTTTCCACGagctgtaaaaaaataaaaataaaaaaacaacaaaaaaaaacccgacAAACAACAACGAAACCCATTAAAACACGTTGTTTGGGGctttttctgttccattttacGCGGGTTCAGCACCAGGTGGCGCCGGCGGGCAGCTAGGGAGGGGCGTGGCCTGAGTGGCCACGCCCACTTAGGCCACGCCCACCGCGAACGCGCCGCCCGCCACACCTGCGCTCCAGCCCTCAGTCCTCATTCAGGTCGGGTTTGTTCCCGCGCTTAGAGCCCTACCTCCGACCCCGCACGGCTGCGCATGCGCTCTTCACCTCCCGCCCACCCCGGGGGGCGGGTCTACGTTGACAGCTCGGGAGCGAGGATTGGTCGGGCGGCGGTGCAGTGAGACGTGATTGGGCAGCGGAGAGAAGGGGGCGTGGCCAGCTCCAGGTAGGACGGGCTGTAGGGCTCCcggggaaggggatgggaatCGGGGTGTGGGGTGAATGCCAGCACGTGGCGGGGAGAGGGGGTGTGACACCCCAGTTATCGGTGGTAAGACCAAGGCAGGAGCTGGCAGCACGAAGTACAAGCTGAATTCACAGACCCAAGATACGAAAACAGGTAGCAACTGCAAACAGAGAGCTGGTGGTGAAGCTCAGGGCAGTGGGGCAGCTCgcagctgcccagcagagctgtgggagccAAAGGAGGGGTGATACTACAACAACAggagcccagcacagggcagaaggctcaacacccccccccccccacagcaaGATCAGACCTCGCTGCGATAGCTTATAAACAGTTTATTAAAGTTTAACATACAAATTAGTCATTCCTTACACTATTCTCAGAGAACATCTGGCATCCGAAGCCAGAGGCTGAGACAGCTTCTCAGCATCTCTCCCCCAGCAGACTCTGGTTctgcctcagccccagcagctgcacgTCCTCTCAACAGGCCACAGATTCCCTTTGCCAGCACTCGTGAGTCTCCTCAGTGACCTGAAGGCACAAAGGGGAGAAGCAGCTGTGAGTTCCAGGACTCTCAGCAGGATCCCCATCCTcttccagcagccacagaggGGGCTCAGGAAGCCCAAACCCCCACCAGACCCTGGGATCATGCAGGATCTGCCTGTGCCACTGAGACCCAATGAAGTGACCTACAGAGCTCCCAGGCCGCAGTTCTAAGAAACCAACCCATGGACCATTCATCCCCATGAAAGCCACTTACTTCGtcagaggctgcccagaacccCTGGTTCTCCATTTCAAGGGTCTGTGTCCCTGCTTCAGGGTCTCTCCTGTCCCACAGGACGGCCACATCACTCCAGCCAAACCTCTTGGTCCTCAGGCACTGGGGGGGAAGAAGAGGACTGCAGTGTTACCTCCAGAAATCCCTCAAGTCCCTCTTTTATCcaagctcagcaccacagccctTGCAGCCACCACCTCTGAGCCCAGCAGGACCTCATCCCACACAGAAGACAGGCATCACCCTTACCACCAGCAGGATGATGGgaatggtgatgatgatgaggCCACACACAACTACGATGGCCACGCCATACTCAGGAAAGCCGGGGGCAGGAGGGGGCTCCAGGGTGTCCTCTGGGGGTGGAACAGAGCTGTTAGCACTCTTGATTTGGGTCTGCTGTTCCCACACCCCCAAAGGAAGCTCACTCACCTCCTACGGAAATGGAGTATGGATCCACCTGGAAGTCTGAGTCAGCCAAAGCCCTGTCTGGCCCAACTGTGAGAACAAGAGCCTCCAGGACCtccaggctgctgggagcagggggctggaacaccacatctccatggcacagcagggagcCAGGCCTGTGGAGAAGGTTGGGGTGAGCTCCAGCACGGGCTGGTCCTAATGAGTCCCCACAGCTCCCAACTCAGTGAGGGCGGTAAGTTTGCATCTGCTGCTTGGGATGCAAAGGGCATCCCAGGGTTTGGAAAGGATGCCTACAAGACCTCCCCAGGCTTGTAGCCTTTTCACCAGCCCTTTCACTCACAGGAATCCCCTTATCACCACTTGCAGGAAGCTCTCGTTGTCCCTCAGGGCTTTTGCCACCTAGGAGAAAGGTTTTGCTCAGCACCCCATCACTCTCCAGCCCCAAAACAGGAAGAAGACGTCCCACCTGTACAACCCCAGTCAAGGAGGCGATAACCTCCTTGGGGTTTGTGGGGACAAACCAAAGCAGAGCCCTTCTTCCAGCACTGAGGAGGACCCCACTGCTTCCCCACCTACCACATCTCTGAGAGCCCTCCTGAGCTCCTGGTGCTCAGCAGTGAGTGGAttcagcagctccttgctgaaACGCCGGTTGGTGACCAGGAAGGAGAGTGGGTaaacctgcagctgcagcctggtccctggggaggcaggagggaagCTGGGTGAGCAGGAACAGCCACCAGCACTGACAGCCATGGGAACAGCATCCTCACCCTGCACCGAGAGCGAGCTCAGGTCCACAGAGCATGTGGCAAGAGCAGTCAGCGCCTGCAGGACTGCAGTGATGTTGGCGTGGGTGGTGGTGTCCAGGTAGACGTCCCCAGCCATCTCCAGGTCCCCATTGACTTTTCTGTGAGGAGAAAAGCTCTAAGCAAGGCCTATCCTCTGTCCTGCTGAGCTGATCGTGGCCGTAATGGTCACAGAGGAAGACAG
It encodes:
- the LOXL1 gene encoding lysyl oxidase homolog 1 isoform X4; amino-acid sequence: MKPVAPNPLPGDAPRSCSRSADGQTEVGTVGMDMGFLRLLPGLPDLVPDPNYVQASTYVQRAHLYSLRCAAEEKCLASTAYTPEATDYDVRVLLRFPQRVKNQGTADFLPSRPRHSWEWHSCHQHYHSMDEFSHYDLLDATTGRKVAEGHKASFCLEDTTCDFGNLKRYACTSHTQGLSPGCYDTYNADIDCQWIDITDVQPGNYVLKVQVNPKYIVLESDFTNNVVRCNIHYTGRYVATTNCKISQS
- the LOXL1 gene encoding lysyl oxidase homolog 1 isoform X3; amino-acid sequence: MSVRACCLPFPSGCGFATCEMRSGSRAQSGRLFGRSWMLQSTPLCFLPLRSAGLPDLVPDPNYVQASTYVQRAHLYSLRCAAEEKCLASTAYTPEATDYDVRVLLRFPQRVKNQGTADFLPSRPRHSWEWHSCHQHYHSMDEFSHYDLLDATTGRKVAEGHKASFCLEDTTCDFGNLKRYACTSHTQGLSPGCYDTYNADIDCQWIDITDVQPGNYVLKVQVNPKYIVLESDFTNNVVRCNIHYTGRYVATTNCKISQS